Proteins encoded by one window of Massilia sp. NR 4-1:
- a CDS encoding GMC family oxidoreductase, which produces MKTIPVQTAAASGSPIPDPIQAGLAAGWHVVDASRLEQDQSYEADVVVVGSGAGGGVTAEILALAGLKVLIVEEGALKSSRDFKMREAEAYPALYQESAARKTRDKAINILQGRTVGGTTVINWTTSFRTPPSTLAFWQREFGLSGYGAAEMAPWFALMEARLHISPWSVPPNENNDLLRRGAMHLGIPTGVIRRNVNGCWNLGYCGMGCPTNAKQSMLVTTIPAALERGATLLTRVRAERFVLQGERAERLECSALAADGIAPTGRRLTLRARHFVVAGGAINSPALLLRSNAPDPGRLLGRRTFLHPTLVSAGRFAQRVDGYAGAPQSVYSDHFLETQPIDGAVGYKLEAPPIHPLLMATTMAGFGAMHAEAMTSFPHLHALLALLRDGFHAESPGGAVELRSDGSPVLDYPISDYLWQGARRALLTMAEIQFAAGALTVTPVHELAPAYGSWAEAKQGIAGLPMQSLLTRVVSAHVMGGCTMAGDERHGVVDPQGRYRGLDNVSVHDGSLFPTSIGANPQLTIYGIAARLASGLAQQLTGRPAPRPEAQPAAVAAGGPAAGADRVLG; this is translated from the coding sequence ATGAAGACCATCCCTGTGCAAACGGCTGCCGCGTCCGGCTCGCCGATTCCCGACCCGATCCAGGCCGGCCTGGCCGCCGGCTGGCACGTGGTCGACGCGTCCCGCCTGGAGCAGGACCAGAGCTACGAGGCCGATGTGGTGGTGGTCGGCAGCGGCGCCGGCGGCGGCGTCACGGCGGAAATCCTGGCCCTGGCCGGCCTCAAGGTGCTGATCGTGGAAGAGGGCGCGCTGAAATCCTCGCGCGATTTCAAGATGCGCGAGGCGGAGGCCTATCCCGCGCTGTACCAGGAATCGGCGGCGCGCAAGACGCGCGACAAGGCCATCAACATCCTGCAGGGCCGCACCGTGGGCGGCACCACCGTCATCAACTGGACCACCAGCTTCCGCACGCCGCCGTCCACGCTGGCGTTCTGGCAGCGCGAATTCGGCCTGTCCGGCTATGGCGCGGCCGAGATGGCACCCTGGTTCGCGCTGATGGAGGCGCGCCTGCATATCAGCCCCTGGTCGGTGCCGCCCAACGAGAACAACGACCTGCTGCGGCGCGGCGCCATGCACCTGGGCATTCCCACCGGCGTCATCCGGCGCAATGTCAACGGCTGCTGGAACCTGGGCTACTGCGGCATGGGTTGTCCCACCAACGCCAAGCAATCGATGCTGGTGACCACCATTCCGGCTGCGCTGGAACGCGGCGCCACCCTGCTGACGCGCGTGCGCGCCGAGCGTTTCGTGCTGCAAGGCGAGCGTGCCGAGCGGCTCGAATGCAGCGCGCTGGCGGCCGACGGCATCGCGCCCACCGGCCGCCGCCTGACGCTGCGCGCGCGCCACTTCGTGGTGGCCGGCGGCGCCATCAACTCGCCGGCCCTGCTGCTGCGCTCGAATGCGCCCGATCCGGGCCGCCTGCTGGGCCGGCGCACCTTCCTCCATCCCACCCTGGTCTCGGCCGGGCGCTTCGCCCAGCGCGTGGACGGCTACGCGGGCGCGCCGCAATCGGTGTATTCCGACCACTTCCTGGAAACCCAGCCGATCGACGGCGCCGTCGGTTACAAGCTGGAAGCGCCGCCCATCCATCCGCTGCTGATGGCCACCACCATGGCCGGCTTCGGCGCCATGCATGCCGAGGCCATGACCAGCTTCCCCCATCTGCACGCCTTGCTGGCGCTGCTGCGCGACGGCTTCCACGCCGAGTCGCCGGGCGGCGCGGTCGAGCTGCGCAGCGACGGCTCGCCGGTGCTCGACTATCCGATCAGCGACTACCTGTGGCAGGGCGCGCGCCGCGCGCTGCTGACCATGGCCGAAATCCAGTTCGCGGCCGGCGCGCTGACGGTGACGCCGGTGCACGAGCTGGCGCCCGCCTACGGCAGCTGGGCCGAAGCCAAGCAAGGCATTGCCGGCCTGCCGATGCAAAGCCTGCTGACGCGCGTGGTCTCGGCCCACGTCATGGGCGGCTGCACCATGGCCGGCGACGAGCGCCACGGCGTGGTCGATCCCCAGGGCCGCTACCGTGGCCTGGACAATGTGTCGGTGCATGACGGTTCGCTGTTCCCGACCTCGATCGGCGCCAATCCGCAACTGACCATCTACGGCATCGCGGCGCGCCTGGCCAGCGGCCTGGCGCAGCAGCTGACCGGGCGGCCGGCGCCGCGGCCGGAAGCCCAGCCGGCCGCCGTGGCCGCCGGCGGCCCGGCGGCGGGCGCCGACCGCGTCCTGGGCTAG
- a CDS encoding RNA methyltransferase, which produces MKQPEITATLFQRLRVVLVETSRPGNIGAVARAMKTMGFGQLVLVNPRFDGALEHEEALAFASGAQDILAAARIVGSMAEALDGVHFAAAVSARLREFSPPVLTPRELAGQLAATPELQAALIFGNERFGLPNEVVEQCNVLINIPANPDYSSLNLAQAAQVLVYECRMAALEGQRAASEVGFQGEAASLAQIEGMYAHLEQGLVQIGFLDAGNPRKLMPRLKRLFARAGLEKEEVNILRGIARRMQDGAHKK; this is translated from the coding sequence ATGAAGCAGCCCGAAATCACAGCCACTCTTTTTCAGCGCCTGCGCGTGGTGCTGGTGGAAACTAGCCGTCCTGGCAATATTGGCGCTGTTGCAAGAGCGATGAAAACCATGGGCTTTGGCCAGCTGGTGCTGGTCAATCCGCGCTTCGACGGCGCCCTGGAACACGAGGAAGCGCTGGCCTTTGCCAGCGGCGCCCAGGACATCCTGGCCGCGGCGCGCATCGTCGGCAGCATGGCCGAGGCGCTCGATGGCGTGCACTTCGCGGCCGCCGTCTCGGCCCGGCTGCGCGAATTCTCGCCGCCGGTGCTGACGCCGCGCGAGCTGGCCGGCCAGCTCGCGGCCACGCCCGAGCTGCAAGCGGCCCTGATCTTCGGCAACGAACGCTTCGGCCTGCCCAACGAGGTGGTGGAGCAGTGCAATGTGCTGATCAATATCCCGGCCAATCCCGATTACTCCTCGCTCAATCTGGCGCAGGCGGCCCAGGTGCTGGTCTACGAATGCCGCATGGCGGCGCTGGAGGGCCAGCGCGCGGCCAGCGAAGTGGGCTTCCAGGGCGAAGCGGCCAGCCTGGCCCAGATCGAGGGCATGTACGCGCACCTGGAGCAGGGCCTGGTACAGATCGGCTTCCTCGATGCCGGCAACCCGCGCAAGCTGATGCCGCGCCTGAAGCGCCTGTTCGCGCGCGCCGGGCTGGAAAAGGAAGAGGTCAACATCCTGCGCGGCATCGCGCGCCGCATGCAGGACGGGGCGCATAAAAAGTAG
- a CDS encoding inositol monophosphatase family protein: protein MLNTAVKAARRGAAVINRASFDLDRVIVNEKDHNDFVTDVDQAAEQAIIEVLSKAYPDHSFICEESGASANVNDETEFVWIIDPLDGTTNFIHGFPQYAISIALQQRGVVTQALVYDPVRNDLFTATKGAGAYLNEKRIRVNKLDRVANALLGTGYKVGSPAALHEYLKMYGIMAERSHGVRRAGSAALDLAYVACGRLDGFYEKGLKPWDIAAGALLVTEAGGIAAEFNGETKYMESGNIVAASPKVFGQMLGLLAEFA from the coding sequence ATGCTCAATACGGCCGTGAAAGCCGCACGCCGCGGCGCCGCCGTCATCAACCGCGCCTCTTTCGATCTGGACCGCGTTATCGTCAACGAAAAAGACCATAACGACTTCGTCACCGACGTCGACCAGGCCGCCGAACAGGCCATCATCGAGGTGCTGAGCAAGGCTTACCCCGACCACTCCTTCATCTGCGAAGAGTCGGGCGCTTCCGCCAATGTGAACGACGAGACTGAATTCGTGTGGATCATCGATCCGCTGGACGGCACCACCAACTTCATCCACGGCTTCCCGCAGTACGCGATTTCGATCGCGCTGCAGCAGCGCGGCGTCGTCACCCAGGCCCTGGTCTACGACCCGGTGCGCAACGACCTGTTTACCGCCACCAAGGGCGCCGGCGCCTACCTCAACGAAAAGCGCATCCGCGTCAACAAGCTCGACCGCGTGGCGAATGCCCTGCTCGGCACCGGCTACAAGGTCGGCAGCCCGGCCGCCCTGCATGAATACCTGAAGATGTACGGCATCATGGCCGAACGCAGCCATGGCGTGCGCCGCGCCGGCTCGGCCGCCCTGGACCTGGCCTACGTCGCCTGCGGCCGCCTGGACGGCTTCTATGAAAAAGGCTTGAAGCCGTGGGATATCGCCGCCGGCGCCCTGCTGGTGACGGAAGCGGGCGGCATCGCCGCCGAATTCAACGGCGAAACCAAGTATATGGAAAGCGGCAATATCGTTGCCGCCAGCCCGAAAGTCTTCGGGCAAATGCTGGGGCTGCTGGCCGAATTTGCATAA
- a CDS encoding DEAD/DEAH box helicase, translated as MPFSQLGLSEAIVRAVLETGYTTPTPIQAQAIPAVLNGGDLLAGAQTGTGKTAGFTLPILHRLSTDATGIKLANATSPRAIRALILTPTRELAAQVEESVRTYGKYTKLNSAVIFGGVSINPQIKQLRHGVDILVATPGRLLDHMAQGTIKLDQIEILILDEADRMLDMGFIRDIRKVLAALPPKRQNLLFSATFSDEIKALADGLLDKPATIEVARRNSTSEIIAQKIHPVDRDKKHPMLSHLIRSQNWNQVLVFTRTKHGANKLVEQLGGDGIGAMAIHGNKSQSARTRALSEFKDGTLRVLVATDIAARGIDIDQLPHVVNYDLPNVPEDYVHRIGRTGRAGATGEAVSLVCVDEHDMLKDIEKLIKQTLPREVIAGFEPDPNAKAQPIQLRSGSGHHRNPRPGGGAGGRGKPGGAQGKPRSAAAGSAGGNGGAARNPGTGGNGGQRPAANRNAPRPGGGGAQHRSGGRGR; from the coding sequence ATGCCATTTTCCCAACTCGGCTTGTCTGAAGCCATTGTCCGTGCCGTGCTTGAAACCGGCTACACGACGCCCACCCCGATTCAAGCCCAGGCCATTCCGGCCGTGCTGAACGGCGGCGACCTGCTGGCGGGCGCCCAGACCGGCACCGGCAAGACGGCCGGCTTCACGCTGCCGATCCTGCACCGCCTGTCCACCGACGCCACCGGCATCAAGCTGGCCAACGCCACCTCGCCGCGCGCCATCCGCGCCCTGATCCTGACCCCGACCCGCGAACTGGCGGCCCAGGTCGAGGAAAGCGTGCGCACCTATGGCAAGTACACCAAGCTCAATTCGGCCGTGATCTTCGGCGGCGTCAGCATCAACCCGCAGATCAAGCAGCTGCGCCACGGCGTCGACATCCTGGTCGCCACGCCGGGCCGCCTGCTCGACCACATGGCCCAGGGCACCATCAAACTCGACCAGATCGAAATCCTGATCCTCGACGAAGCCGACCGCATGCTCGACATGGGCTTCATCCGCGACATCCGCAAAGTGCTGGCGGCCCTGCCGCCCAAGCGCCAGAACCTGCTGTTCTCGGCCACCTTCTCCGACGAGATCAAGGCCCTGGCCGACGGCCTGCTGGACAAGCCGGCCACCATCGAAGTGGCGCGCCGCAACTCGACGTCCGAGATCATCGCGCAGAAAATCCACCCGGTCGACCGCGACAAGAAGCACCCCATGCTGTCGCACCTGATCCGCTCGCAGAACTGGAACCAGGTGCTGGTGTTCACGCGCACCAAGCACGGCGCCAACAAGCTGGTCGAACAGCTGGGCGGCGACGGCATCGGCGCCATGGCCATCCACGGCAACAAGAGCCAGTCGGCGCGCACCCGCGCCCTGAGCGAATTCAAGGACGGTACCCTGCGCGTGCTGGTCGCCACCGACATCGCCGCGCGCGGCATCGACATCGACCAGCTGCCGCACGTGGTCAACTACGACCTGCCGAACGTGCCGGAAGACTATGTGCACCGCATCGGCCGCACCGGCCGCGCCGGCGCCACGGGCGAAGCCGTGTCCCTGGTCTGCGTCGACGAGCACGATATGCTGAAAGACATCGAAAAGCTCATCAAGCAGACCCTGCCGCGTGAAGTCATTGCCGGCTTCGAACCGGATCCGAATGCCAAGGCCCAGCCGATCCAGCTGCGCAGCGGCAGCGGCCACCACCGCAACCCGCGTCCGGGCGGCGGTGCTGGCGGCCGCGGCAAACCCGGCGGCGCGCAAGGCAAACCGCGCAGCGCCGCCGCCGGCAGCGCTGGCGGCAATGGCGGCGCTGCCCGCAACCCGGGCACTGGCGGCAACGGCGGCCAGCGTCCCGCCGCCAACCGCAACGCCCCGCGTCCGGGCGGCGGCGGCGCCCAGCACCGCAGCGGCGGCCGCGGCCGTTAA
- the hyi gene encoding hydroxypyruvate isomerase, whose translation MPKLAANLSMLFTDLPFLERFAAARAAGFAAVEFLFPYAFEPEEIALRLQRHQLQLVLHNLPPGDWAAGERGLACDPRRQDEFRAGVALGLEYATALGVPRLHCMAGILPPGLAPERAQETLLDNLRYAADQCAPQGITLLIEPINTYDIPGYFLHHSAQALAILAAAGRPNLKLQYDIYHMQRMEGELANTIRACLPQIGHMQLADAPGRHEPGSGEINYGYLLRLLDELGYQGWLGCEYHPQHGTLAGLDWRTRLLPS comes from the coding sequence ATGCCGAAGCTGGCTGCGAATTTGTCGATGCTGTTTACGGACCTGCCGTTCCTCGAGCGCTTTGCCGCCGCGCGCGCCGCGGGCTTTGCGGCAGTGGAATTTCTGTTTCCGTATGCCTTTGAGCCGGAGGAGATCGCGCTGCGCCTGCAGCGCCATCAGCTGCAACTGGTCCTGCATAATCTGCCGCCAGGCGACTGGGCGGCCGGCGAGCGCGGCCTGGCTTGCGATCCGCGCCGCCAGGACGAGTTCCGCGCCGGCGTGGCCCTGGGCCTGGAATACGCGACGGCGCTGGGCGTGCCGCGCCTGCATTGCATGGCCGGCATCCTGCCGCCGGGTCTGGCGCCGGAACGGGCGCAGGAGACCCTGCTCGACAATCTGCGCTATGCGGCCGACCAGTGCGCGCCGCAGGGGATCACACTGCTGATCGAACCGATCAATACCTACGATATTCCCGGCTATTTCCTGCACCATAGCGCGCAGGCGCTGGCGATCCTGGCCGCCGCCGGCCGGCCCAACCTGAAACTGCAATACGATATTTACCATATGCAGCGCATGGAGGGCGAGCTGGCCAATACCATCCGCGCCTGCCTGCCGCAGATCGGCCATATGCAGCTGGCCGATGCGCCGGGACGCCATGAGCCGGGCAGCGGCGAAATCAATTATGGCTACCTGCTGCGCCTGCTCGACGAGCTCGGTTACCAGGGCTGGCTCGGCTGCGAATACCATCCGCAGCACGGCACGCTGGCGGGACTGGACTGGCGCACGCGGCTGCTGCCGTCCTGA
- a CDS encoding VOC family protein, which yields MQFTPYLTYGGMCRQAFEYYQEQLGAGKLDIMTFGDSPMAEQTPAHWRDKVLHAALELGGGTLMASDCPPDQAYEGMRGTSVVLSAKTDAEAKQFYEALALGGSVQMPLGPTFWASSFGMVTDQFGASWMVMCELPR from the coding sequence ATGCAGTTCACCCCCTACCTGACATACGGCGGCATGTGCCGCCAGGCTTTCGAGTATTACCAGGAGCAGCTGGGCGCCGGCAAGCTGGACATCATGACTTTCGGCGACAGCCCGATGGCCGAACAAACGCCCGCACACTGGCGCGACAAGGTGCTGCATGCCGCGCTGGAGCTGGGCGGCGGCACGCTGATGGCGTCCGACTGTCCGCCCGACCAGGCCTACGAAGGCATGCGCGGCACCTCGGTGGTGCTGAGCGCCAAAACCGACGCCGAAGCGAAGCAATTCTATGAGGCCCTGGCCCTGGGCGGCTCGGTGCAGATGCCGCTCGGCCCGACCTTCTGGGCCTCCAGCTTCGGCATGGTCACGGACCAGTTCGGCGCGAGCTGGATGGTGATGTGCGAACTGCCGCGCTGA
- a CDS encoding TraR/DksA family transcriptional regulator, with amino-acid sequence MNGLQPDQLATLQATLEQRKTALLGQLAGSDNVLTRPPAVEEIEASPADNASNHTLNQLLLEADELKLGQLRIVRHALAKFADGSYGLCENCGGEIGVSRLTARPEAAYCIACQTRSERTQR; translated from the coding sequence ATGAATGGATTGCAGCCGGATCAGCTTGCCACATTGCAAGCCACGCTGGAGCAGCGCAAGACCGCGCTGCTGGGCCAGCTCGCGGGTTCGGACAATGTGCTGACCCGCCCGCCGGCGGTGGAGGAAATCGAAGCCTCGCCGGCCGACAATGCCAGCAACCACACCCTGAACCAGCTGCTGCTCGAAGCCGACGAGTTGAAGCTGGGCCAATTGCGCATCGTGCGCCACGCGCTGGCCAAGTTCGCCGACGGCAGTTACGGCCTGTGCGAGAACTGCGGCGGCGAGATCGGCGTGTCGCGCCTGACGGCGCGGCCGGAAGCGGCCTACTGCATCGCCTGCCAGACGCGCAGCGAGCGTACCCAGCGCTGA
- the phbB gene encoding acetoacetyl-CoA reductase, which produces MDEQRVALVTGGMGGLGGVICRRLARDGLQVITTYSHANTGADAWLAAQRADGFAFAACRLDVGDFAECEQVVARLLAEHGQIDVLVNNAGITRDQTLRKMGPELWREVLHTNLDSVYNMSKQVIEGMQQRRWGRIVNISSVVGQKGAFGQVNYAAAKAGMHGFSKALALEVARHGITVNTVSPGYLRTRMVEAIPPDVLASRILPQIPVGRIGEPEEVAGLVAYLVSEEAAFITGANIAINGGQHMS; this is translated from the coding sequence ATGGACGAACAACGTGTAGCACTGGTCACGGGCGGCATGGGCGGTCTGGGCGGCGTGATCTGCCGCCGCCTGGCGCGCGACGGCCTGCAAGTCATCACCACCTATTCCCATGCCAATACCGGCGCCGATGCCTGGCTGGCGGCCCAGCGCGCCGACGGCTTCGCCTTCGCCGCCTGCCGGCTCGACGTGGGTGACTTTGCCGAGTGCGAACAGGTGGTGGCGCGGTTGCTGGCCGAGCATGGACAGATCGATGTGCTGGTGAATAATGCCGGCATCACGCGCGACCAGACCTTGCGCAAGATGGGGCCGGAGCTGTGGCGCGAGGTGCTGCACACCAATCTGGACAGCGTCTATAACATGAGCAAGCAGGTGATCGAGGGCATGCAGCAGCGGCGCTGGGGCCGCATCGTGAATATTTCCTCGGTGGTTGGACAGAAGGGCGCTTTCGGCCAGGTCAATTACGCGGCGGCCAAGGCCGGCATGCACGGCTTCAGCAAGGCGCTGGCGCTGGAAGTGGCGCGCCACGGCATCACCGTCAATACGGTCTCGCCCGGCTATCTGCGCACGCGCATGGTGGAAGCGATTCCGCCCGATGTGCTGGCAAGCCGCATCCTGCCGCAAATTCCCGTGGGCCGCATCGGCGAGCCGGAAGAGGTGGCGGGCCTGGTCGCCTATCTGGTATCGGAGGAGGCCGCTTTCATCACGGGGGCCAACATCGCCATCAACGGCGGCCAGCATATGAGCTGA
- a CDS encoding universal stress protein — MAYKTILVHVDDAPHAAARILMAAELALQDGAHLIGAAMTGVSRFLYQNEMVDEQDPNLALHLDFLRQRARRALAQFGPHVQALGLRSFEERLLDDEPGAGLSLLARHADLVVLSQANPERHAAPPLPDYQAQVLTDSGRPVLLVPHAARTASAIAVNAAGVASAGAPAPGQHVLVAWNASKEAARALHEALPLLARAASVHLAIFDAELRPGVYGESPGEEVQLWLERHGVRASIVLRQSARQGLLKRPADIGDALLALAAELGSDLLVLGAYGHSRFRETLLGGVTRTVLESMNLPVLMAH, encoded by the coding sequence ATGGCATACAAAACGATACTGGTCCATGTTGACGATGCGCCACATGCCGCCGCCCGCATCCTGATGGCGGCGGAGCTGGCCTTGCAGGACGGCGCCCACCTGATCGGCGCCGCCATGACGGGCGTGTCGCGCTTTCTCTACCAGAATGAAATGGTGGACGAGCAAGACCCGAACCTGGCCCTGCACCTGGACTTCCTGCGCCAGCGCGCGCGCCGCGCCCTGGCCCAGTTCGGTCCCCATGTGCAGGCGCTGGGCCTGCGCTCCTTCGAAGAGCGCCTGCTCGACGACGAGCCGGGCGCCGGCCTGAGCCTGCTGGCCCGCCACGCCGACCTGGTGGTGCTGAGCCAGGCCAATCCCGAGCGCCACGCCGCGCCGCCACTGCCCGATTACCAGGCCCAGGTGCTGACCGATTCCGGCCGCCCGGTCCTGCTGGTGCCGCATGCGGCGCGCACCGCCAGCGCCATCGCCGTCAACGCGGCCGGCGTGGCCAGTGCCGGCGCGCCGGCGCCGGGCCAGCATGTGCTGGTGGCCTGGAATGCCAGCAAGGAAGCGGCGCGCGCGCTGCACGAGGCGCTGCCCCTGCTGGCGCGCGCGGCCAGCGTCCATCTGGCGATTTTCGATGCCGAGCTGCGTCCCGGCGTGTATGGCGAGAGCCCGGGCGAGGAGGTGCAGCTGTGGCTGGAGCGCCATGGTGTGCGCGCCAGCATCGTGCTGCGCCAGAGCGCGCGCCAAGGCTTGCTGAAACGGCCGGCCGATATCGGCGACGCCTTGCTGGCCCTGGCCGCGGAACTGGGCAGCGATCTGCTGGTGCTGGGCGCCTACGGCCATTCGCGCTTCCGCGAAACCCTGCTGGGCGGCGTGACGCGCACCGTGCTGGAAAGCATGAATTTGCCGGTCCTGATGGCGCACTGA
- a CDS encoding EAL domain-containing protein — protein sequence MDLDALDDTATGGQPASLGSGALPRLLMRTGNEVLLGAALQRNELRLLYQPLVSLQDGCIASVEALLRWQHPELGLIAAADFLPQAEAAGLMGMLDEWALRQACADLAHWLAALPRNRPAADTPAPAVRVSVNIAPGQLRDARFPALVQCLLQEHGLAPAGLMLELTEAALLPDAGASLRALHELKALGVQLMLDDFGTGASSLGHPKRFPFDYVKIDCSFIREVLSDRGDAALSKTIIAMAHHLGLKVVAEGVENGEQCDFLRRNMCDLIQGYFFSPPVARDAILALLAEQRCLPPEQRRIQRQPRSLLLVDDEPNILAALKRLLRRDDYTIHTAASGPEGLDILARHPVDVIVSDQRMPGMIGADFLRKAKDLYPDTIRIMLSGYTELQSVTDAVNEGAIYKFLTKPWDDERLRGHVAQAFRLKEVNDENERLNLELRSASQELAAANRRMEELLQQKQQQISRSEISLNVAREVLQHLPLPVIGMDEHGLLAFVNSAAAQLFGPGATLLGSEAAQALPQLFPAGADAAAAPHAELCIDGRPYAVVVYPMGELSSSRGSLITVSRCLEST from the coding sequence ATGGATCTGGATGCCTTGGATGACACCGCTACCGGCGGCCAGCCGGCCAGTCTCGGCTCCGGCGCGCTGCCCCGGCTCCTGATGCGCACGGGCAATGAGGTCCTGCTCGGCGCCGCCTTGCAGCGCAATGAGCTGCGCCTGCTCTACCAGCCCCTGGTCAGCCTGCAGGACGGCTGCATCGCCAGCGTCGAAGCCCTGCTGCGCTGGCAACATCCCGAACTGGGCTTGATCGCGGCCGCCGACTTCCTGCCGCAGGCCGAGGCGGCGGGCCTGATGGGCATGCTCGATGAATGGGCGCTGCGCCAGGCTTGCGCCGATCTGGCGCACTGGCTGGCGGCCCTACCCAGGAACCGGCCGGCCGCCGACACGCCGGCGCCGGCGGTGCGCGTGTCGGTGAATATCGCGCCCGGCCAGCTGCGCGATGCGCGCTTTCCCGCCCTGGTGCAATGCCTGCTGCAAGAGCACGGCCTGGCCCCGGCCGGCCTGATGCTGGAGCTGACCGAGGCCGCGCTGCTGCCCGACGCCGGCGCCAGCCTGCGCGCGCTGCATGAGCTGAAGGCCTTGGGCGTGCAACTGATGCTGGACGATTTCGGCACCGGCGCTTCCTCGCTCGGCCATCCCAAGCGCTTCCCTTTCGACTATGTGAAGATCGATTGCAGCTTCATCCGCGAGGTGCTGAGCGACCGCGGCGACGCCGCCCTGTCCAAGACCATTATCGCCATGGCCCACCACCTGGGTCTCAAAGTGGTGGCCGAAGGCGTGGAAAACGGCGAGCAGTGCGACTTCTTGCGGCGCAATATGTGCGACCTGATCCAGGGCTACTTCTTCTCGCCGCCGGTCGCGCGCGACGCCATCCTGGCCCTGCTGGCCGAGCAGCGCTGCCTGCCGCCCGAACAGCGCCGCATCCAGCGCCAGCCGCGCAGCCTGTTGCTGGTGGACGACGAACCGAATATCCTGGCGGCGCTGAAACGCCTGCTGCGGCGCGACGACTACACCATCCACACCGCCGCCAGCGGCCCCGAAGGCCTGGACATCCTGGCGCGCCACCCGGTGGACGTGATCGTATCGGACCAGCGCATGCCGGGCATGATCGGCGCCGACTTCCTGCGCAAGGCCAAGGACCTGTATCCCGACACCATACGCATCATGCTGTCCGGCTATACCGAGCTGCAATCGGTGACGGACGCCGTCAACGAGGGCGCGATCTACAAATTCCTGACCAAGCCCTGGGACGACGAACGCCTGCGCGGCCACGTCGCGCAAGCGTTCCGCCTGAAGGAAGTCAACGACGAGAACGAGCGCCTGAACCTGGAGCTGCGCAGCGCCAGCCAGGAGCTGGCCGCCGCCAACCGCCGCATGGAAGAACTGCTGCAGCAAAAACAGCAGCAGATCAGCCGCAGCGAAATCAGCCTGAATGTGGCGCGCGAAGTGCTGCAGCATCTGCCGCTGCCGGTGATCGGCATGGACGAGCATGGCCTGCTGGCCTTCGTCAACAGCGCGGCGGCGCAGCTGTTCGGCCCCGGCGCCACCCTGCTCGGCAGCGAGGCCGCGCAAGCCCTGCCCCAGCTGTTCCCGGCCGGCGCCGATGCCGCCGCGGCGCCGCATGCCGAACTGTGCATCGACGGCCGGCCGTATGCGGTGGTGGTGTATCCGATGGGCGAGCTGTCCAGTTCGCGCGGCAGCCTGATCACGGTCAGCCGCTGCCTGGAGTCCACATGA
- a CDS encoding HDOD domain-containing protein: protein MSSDAALATAHGAPSAAEALRRLRDLPSLPDAVGELLALMQHEDLDTRQLAERLALDQAVAARILRLANSSFYGLSARVTSLQQAIAVLGVHSIRTLVTAIALTGSLRVPPAAGFDLRAFWRHSLAAAAAARALAQRQHQSPDSAFTAGLLHDIGVPVLATSFPAEYAAMEAWRRAHASEQRAAEQACFGFDHAAVGAALAGHWHFPPLIQEAAARHHDTAWQERSPALTVHLANLLAHGMEPGPQAWQALNLERAAWLDSAAQGAQDCQAMCQVLLN, encoded by the coding sequence ATGAGCAGCGATGCCGCCCTGGCCACCGCGCACGGCGCCCCGTCCGCCGCCGAGGCGCTGCGCCGTCTGCGCGACCTGCCCTCCCTGCCCGACGCTGTCGGCGAGCTGCTGGCGCTGATGCAGCACGAGGATCTCGACACGCGCCAGCTGGCCGAGCGGCTCGCGCTCGACCAGGCGGTGGCGGCGCGCATCCTGCGCCTGGCCAATTCCTCCTTCTACGGCCTGTCCGCGCGCGTCACCTCGCTGCAGCAAGCCATCGCCGTGCTGGGCGTGCACAGCATCCGCACCCTGGTCACGGCCATCGCCCTGACCGGCAGCCTGCGCGTGCCGCCCGCGGCCGGCTTCGACCTGCGCGCCTTCTGGCGCCATTCGCTGGCGGCGGCGGCGGCGGCGCGCGCGCTGGCCCAGCGCCAGCACCAAAGTCCGGACAGCGCCTTCACCGCCGGCCTGTTGCACGATATCGGCGTGCCGGTACTGGCCACCAGTTTTCCCGCCGAGTACGCGGCCATGGAAGCCTGGCGCCGCGCCCATGCCAGCGAGCAGCGCGCGGCGGAACAAGCCTGCTTCGGCTTCGACCATGCCGCCGTGGGCGCGGCGCTGGCCGGCCATTGGCATTTTCCGCCGCTGATCCAGGAGGCCGCGGCACGCCACCATGACACGGCATGGCAGGAGCGCTCGCCGGCGCTGACGGTGCACCTGGCCAATCTGCTGGCGCATGGGATGGAACCGGGGCCGCAGGCCTGGCAAGCCCTGAACCTGGAGCGCGCCGCCTGGCTGGACAGCGCGGCCCAGGGCGCGCAGGATTGCCAGGCGATGTGCCAGGTGCTGCTGAACTAG